From a single Spirochaetota bacterium genomic region:
- the gspN gene encoding type II secretion system protein GspN produces MNFSDYKIMIKTYYDRFYNVLKEIVTVQYFWRYFVLSIIMIILFVFFTFPYEIIIQNKIKEVEQNIANYISIGKLKIHTITDSIAEDITIELKNGTEITLQNVLFNFTINPISIFITNHYDGAVKIHNLNLKGEKLQIKTNADIFYDLKYNKPIPYPVEGNIISSMKDVSIKGISIQGFEIPDINISQIKSELVFEKGNMINLKYLLFSGSEIRGNAYGTITLSNYFQNSSLNITIQIDSQSSILEDYKVLLESMMKPGTKNITIKIMGTIGNPNIVTQ; encoded by the coding sequence ATGAATTTTAGTGATTATAAAATAATGATAAAAACATATTATGACAGGTTTTATAATGTTCTTAAAGAGATAGTTACTGTACAATATTTCTGGCGCTATTTTGTGCTTTCAATTATCATGATAATACTATTTGTTTTTTTTACTTTCCCATATGAAATTATCATTCAGAATAAAATTAAGGAAGTTGAGCAGAATATCGCTAATTATATATCCATAGGTAAATTAAAAATACATACTATTACCGACTCAATAGCCGAAGACATCACCATAGAATTAAAAAATGGAACGGAGATTACTCTCCAGAACGTTTTATTTAACTTTACCATTAATCCCATTTCAATATTTATTACTAATCATTATGATGGAGCAGTAAAGATACATAATCTGAATTTGAAAGGTGAAAAATTACAGATAAAAACAAACGCTGATATTTTCTATGATCTTAAATATAATAAACCTATTCCGTATCCAGTAGAAGGTAATATTATTTCAAGCATGAAGGATGTTTCTATCAAAGGAATTTCTATACAGGGTTTTGAAATACCAGACATAAATATTTCACAAATAAAGTCAGAACTGGTTTTTGAAAAGGGTAATATGATTAATCTTAAATATCTTTTATTCTCAGGTTCAGAGATAAGAGGCAATGCATATGGGACAATTACCCTATCCAATTACTTCCAGAACTCTTCACTTAATATAACAATTCAAATCGATTCACAATCCAGTATTCTGGAAGATTATAAAGTTTTGTTAGAATCGATGATGAAACCAGGTACAAAAAATATTACAATTAAAATAATGGGTACAATAGGTAACCCTAATATTGTTACTCAGTAG